In the genome of Ziziphus jujuba cultivar Dongzao chromosome 10, ASM3175591v1, the window atgaaaatctgaaagaaaaggaaaagattgGATTGACCTAAAACAGACGAATAACAGATTATATGTCACATCACATGTATGTATGGCAAAGAGGGACAAACACTACCTTCACTCCAGCTTCATTGCAGACCTCACATGAAGGAATATCATTATTGCGGAACCAACTTCGCAGATCTAGGAAGGATCTGATTCCAAGTACAATGTTGCCATCTACTACGTTAAGCCACTGGTCTAATACAAGTTCATTAAGGGCTTTTTCCTTCTGACTTATTGAGAAATTTCTGAGTGCAGGAATGTAATCTCCATTTCCTTGTGAGCCTGTCCCAATAATAACCTGAATATAGACCATAAGAACTGTTGAGCAAAATATTACATAGATGAACTGAAGTACCTTTGTCTATGAGAAGATGGCGTAATGTGAATTAAATTTGCAAACAAAAACTGCCTAAACAGAAGGACTTGGATTTGCTTTTTTACGATTATCATTGAACTTCGGCTACAGCAGCTTTCTCATTAATTTTCAACCACATTTTCTGGCAACATTAAATTCTAAGTGAACTAATTTTTCTGATCAGCAGTATGTATCCAACATAAAACAAGACGACTCACATTATTGTGGTGCAGTTCAACATAACATAGACAAAATTCTCTATAAAAGACACtagataaaatatcaaaagaaaaCTTCACTACATGATAAATTCACAGATACTGCTATTAAATACATCTGGAACCACAATAAACATCTAAAAACCTAATAGTTTTCATTTCTAAAAAAAGACTAGGTGAAAGAGATTAGATgaattaccaaaagaaaactTCACTGCATGATACATTCACAGAAACTGCTCTATAAGACATCTGGAACTTTAATAAACAACTAAAAACCTGATAGTTTTCGTTTCTAAAACTGATCTTTGAAATGTAAGCTTTGGAACACTACTAACATCTTACTTTTGGTTCAGTTTTTAACCACCGAGTGTTTGAGTCTTATACCAGTTAATCACTTTCAGTTTGTTCTTTTCAACTTGTAAAGCAAGGAACTACTCACGTCAATCACTAAAGTACCAACAACATTAATACACATATAGTGAGGATAATACTAATGCTATGAAACTTGAAAACAATGACTTCTTTTATTTCTGCATTCTCACTTTGCAGAAGAACAAGAAAAGGCCAAAAGTTATAAAGTTCAATAAGGTCAAACAAGTTCTAGGCTCAATTTGCTTGTGTAATTTGCTAATGCAcattattagtttatatatttccTGAGAAAAGAGAAAATCAGTTGATGAGCACAATTTTTGAACCTGATTCTCCAACCGTAGATTAAGAGCATCAATGCTGGATATGCTTCCCTGAGCTGTTGCATCTTGCACAATAGCCTCAATCTGATATTTGAAACagtaaatatcaaattatagtGCATGAGACATCCTTTAAGTCAACTATACTCATAAAGTACTCATTACGTAAGAATATATAGTCACAAATATCAGAATGCTGTAATTGAATGCTATCTCACCATTTTCTGATTATAAAATGAACCATCACAtgaacaaatatataatattactggAACAAGGCTTTAGTGTAAACTCTTAATGATACTTACAATAGCTTTATAGAAAGCAATCTGGGAAACCGAATATTTCGTTCCTAGCTTGGATTGCTCATCAGAAACATTATTGACAACTCCATAATAAACTTGACCATCATATTGAGATCTGCAGCCTCGCAACTCAAACTGAACATAAGAAAGTTCCTTGTTTATTTTCAGAAGAAAATCATCAAAGAGCTGCTGATGAGAACCTGGGGtaaaatgataacaataatgtGTTCAACTAACTGCTAATGATTCTTACCAACAAAGAAAATAGAAGACTAGAAATTAAATGAAGTATAAGGTTTAATGTAATCGCTGCTCGGAATACATAATTTCTACTTCGATTATGAACAAGAGTATCCAACACCAACAACTGAAAAGACATCTCAAATCTATTTTCCTCTGAGTAACTTCATGAAAAAATACATAgattcataaatatatagttatataacaTACATATTTCTTAATCCAACGCTAATCCAACTTTTCTGGTGAACAGACAACGAAGAAAGAGGTGTTTAGAACACATGCATGACTCAGgggaacaaaaaaacaaaagagtaaAACCTGTAACTTTAAACCATCGGTTTAAATCAAGTGCATACAAATATCCATAATAAAGAGAGagcacttcaaaatataaaGGTTCCAAAAAGAGGAGAAAACAATGGGCAAATTTGAGATTGAGAGTGAAGATCAGATGGTGGGAATCGTTTTCAAAAATTCTATTATAATGGTTGTATTTTGCAATTGTcccatttttaattctttttgtttAAATGGATACAATTACATACAGagagtgttttaatttttattttttttccttcttacaTATTTGTTTCCAAACCCCTTAATTTCTGTAACAAAGAATGAACAACTACCAGAAACGATTAAAGACCAATCAAACGCCCCCCACTTGATTTCCGAGAATGCTCAAGCATTTAAACAAAAGTTTTAGAATTTGCATCTATTTCTAAACGTTGTTGTACAAAGCATATACATATTTTGCACaaaagatcattttttttttttttttaaccccaaAACATTGAATTCCAAGAAGGAAAAACGGAAATCGGAAtgacatcaaaaaaaaaaaaagaaaaaaaaaaaagggaagaaggaCCTGGGTTTTTGCCGGTGAGGCCCGTAAAGATGCGATGGAACTGATCCTCCTTCAGTGGACCACGAGAAAGCAAAGCTTGAATGAGAGTCTGATGCCTCCACGTCAATTCCGGCATTTTCAAAGCTTTTTCAAAACCCTAATATTCGACCACTCTGTATGCTTGGGAGCGAAACCCctatttttggaaaaccctATCTCCGCCGGAAAAGAGGGTTTTAGAGACATTTACTCAGAAGGCGGGAGGTATTAGGAAGAGAAGAGGGTTTTGGGGATACTTGAGTTGGCGGGAGAATTATTTTCACTCCTTTGTTAATACAATTATTACCATGTGCGGCtcttctttatttaaaaataaataataaataataataatataaaattaatttatcatagTACATCCTAAATTGAtcctcaaataaaaataaaaataaaaataaaacttatttttaatgatataaaaattttcactaatctattttttcttttaaataatttttgttagtattatttatccatttgtttttattactgctatttatttttccccCAAAGAAAGGTGATCCATTTCTAAAACCCATTGAAGATCGGTTTcacctttaatttttataacatCATATGTTTTGATATTTCCATTTATCCGCTTTCTTAATACAAAGataatttatagaaattgaTCGGGATTTTAAGTTTTTCAAAAGTTGATTAGCCAAAATCAAATACTATAGAGTTTTTTACTGACGAAACAcacattttctctttgaaatTTGCATCTCAcgttaaaacaaatttaaattcaaattgtcTCTCTAGTGAAaactaaaaccaaaaattataaatattatcacattGGTTGGTCCATTTTTTTGTTCCCCGTAGTTTTCCAAAGTCGTTTAAGTCCAACATAAGAAACCACTCTGATAATTGAAGTTATCAAAGAACATAAAGAGTTCAAATGCTTGAAAAGTGTAATTCCCTTGTAAAAAGAAGTTCACTGTATAACACAATGAATatcataaaattacataaaaccaccaacaaaaacagaaaaccgGTATACAAATTGAAGAAAACAAGCTTCATTTGTCAATTATCATTACAGCATGCACATTAAAGAACAACTTACAACAAGTTCTACTTAATACAGATTGATAACCATTTTTTAGCGTCAACATTTGCCTCACTGACAAGAGTTAAAACATATTTCAGGAAAAAAGAATCTTCAAACGATGAGTTTTCTATGCAAATGCTGTTCAGTGGAACCTCCTTCTCCATCATGATCATGGAAAATGAGTGTCAGAATTCCTACCAAGCCTAGCACCGAACCTACAAGAAGTTTATCATATCGTTCCACCCAGTGAAACTTGAGCTGGCTAGCACCATAGAATGACAGAGCAACCAGCGAGGTCATCACAGTTATGGTGCTGTAATTCAAAATCACTTTGTGAGAAGTTATACGATGGATCATCTAACTTTGAAATCGCACTAAAAGAATTGACAATCACTAGTAATAGCACCAAACTAGGTAGACAGATCTTAAACTCAGATTCACCAACTTATGGACAATTTGGTACACCAGACAAGATAAGACAACAAACAAACAAGTGAATAAAGCAGAAATGCTACACCCAGAAGCTAAGCTTCTGTCTGGGAAACTAAAAAAACCAGCCAAGAAATTATCACAGGTAACCCATTTCTTCTCGAGACAAAGTTCTTGTGAGAAAACCAAATAACAAAGTCTGGATGGGCAAACTTAGAGATATGCTTGACCCCAAAAGTAAAGCAAAGTGTGGTCTTGTTCATATTATTACTATTCAGACCACCTCTAGCTTATTTTCAGCGTCTAATACTTAGCGGTATGGGCCAAATTAAGTTTAAACAGATTTTAtattctctcttttattttttatttttatttctttattttttatttttttctgggtTGCTACTCATTGCATGCTTATATTTTTGTCATATTGTTTGGAAGAACTAAATGAATTAATCCAGATAATAGTTAAACAGGTCAAAATAAACATGAAACTGAATGCTTTCTATCTACGATACCTGAATAACAGCACTATGATAGCAAGAACCATCATGGAAGATGAATTCCCAACAGCGAGAAATACCGGAAGTGTTGTTGCACAAGGAGACAATGCAGGAACAAGGACAAGCCCGGCAACAGCCATTTTTTCCATGGGTTGGTTATGGGAATGACTGTGACCACCCTTCCCAGTaaaaaacaacaatatataACTACCACCGAGAATTACAAGCAAAAGTGAAGCGAGTTTATGCACTGTTTCTTCGCCAGCAATGGTATTTGCCATAGTGACCGCTGTTATACCGAGGATTGCAGTGGATATTACATGCAAGACTGCTCCAAATGCAGCTGCCAACAATTATAACAAAGATCAGTACCATCTAAACCTATTAGCTATTGCTTCACCACTAAGAACCAGACGCACAAGTAGCTTAAAGAAAGAATAGCTCCGAGTCTATTTCATTTTCAAGAACAATTTAATTCTCATTTTACATAGAGCATTAAACAAACTAGCTTTACATAATTCTCATTTTACATAGAGCATTAAACAAACTAGCTTTACAACAAAATAGCATTGGTTGCTTTGTTTTGCACCaaaccaaattcaaagagattGACAGCCTACAAGCTATATAACAATTTAGCAACCAGGATAATAATACTGAGCTAAAATCGAAATGCAAATACCGTGGAGCATATTCcggagaaaaacaaaatcaccaagcccaaacaaaaaatcaaaagcattaCTAGCCCTAATTTAAATGTAAAGCACAATTTCCTATTCTAGATCCAGAACGTTGTCAACCCAAATT includes:
- the LOC107410447 gene encoding uncharacterized protein LOC107410447, whose amino-acid sequence is MPELTWRHQTLIQALLSRGPLKEDQFHRIFTGLTGKNPGSHQQLFDDFLLKINKELSYVQFELRGCRSQYDGQVYYGVVNNVSDEQSKLGTKYSVSQIAFYKAIIEAIVQDATAQGSISSIDALNLRLENQVIIGTGSQGNGDYIPALRNFSISQKEKALNELVLDQWLNVVDGNIVLGIRSFLDLRSWFRNNDIPSCEVCNEAGVKAELCQNEACVVRIHNYCLKKLFSQRKGGRVCPSCGTQWKYGPKLELVEHDDEPNMPTQSQPPPRPRIKRQRTNNETESGPSQHSQPSSDMRRATRSSNRAR
- the LOC107410444 gene encoding uncharacterized protein LOC107410444 is translated as MDSFSAEDLSKIGGIATVSLLHSFIPTHWLPFSIVGRAQKWTLSRTVLVTAFGAVLHVISTAILGITAVTMANTIAGEETVHKLASLLLVILGGSYILLFFTGKGGHSHSHNQPMEKMAVAGLVLVPALSPCATTLPVFLAVGNSSSMMVLAIIVLLFSTITVMTSLVALSFYGASQLKFHWVERYDKLLVGSVLGLVGILTLIFHDHDGEGGSTEQHLHRKLIV